From Nitrospiria bacterium, the proteins below share one genomic window:
- a CDS encoding site-2 protease family protein — MEIREETNISNYPRVQQASFDGLDHSELVQEGIGRPVKAGTQYILPGVLFIATVFTTLLTGAYHQGADPLRNPATLIQGMPFSFTLLAILLTHEFGHYFASKRHGVPATLPYFIPAPPIFLIGTLGAFIRMKGPILRKKALLDIGAAGPIAGFLVAIPAIIIGLQQSVVVKLDGAGGLFLGNPLLFSVLSNWIIGPLPDGYDVILHPIAFAGWIGLFVTFLNLIPIGQLDGGHIAYAFFGEKLKIISRTMVGVLILLGLLGWWGWFLWAFLAFILGSGHPPVIDGHKPFSWQSRMIGVMCLIIFLICFMPVPFQLSLP, encoded by the coding sequence ATGGAAATAAGAGAAGAAACAAACATTTCAAACTATCCCCGGGTCCAACAGGCTTCCTTTGATGGTTTAGATCATTCCGAATTGGTTCAAGAAGGAATCGGTCGGCCTGTCAAAGCGGGAACCCAATATATTCTACCGGGGGTTCTCTTTATTGCCACGGTTTTTACAACCCTCCTGACCGGTGCGTATCATCAAGGGGCGGATCCTTTGCGAAACCCTGCAACCCTTATTCAGGGAATGCCTTTTTCCTTCACATTGTTGGCTATTTTATTAACTCATGAATTTGGTCATTATTTCGCTTCGAAGAGGCATGGTGTTCCTGCCACCCTTCCCTATTTTATTCCCGCGCCACCCATTTTTCTAATTGGAACATTAGGGGCCTTTATCCGAATGAAAGGGCCAATTCTTCGAAAAAAAGCCCTTTTGGATATTGGGGCGGCGGGTCCCATTGCGGGTTTCCTTGTGGCCATCCCCGCCATTATCATTGGTTTGCAGCAATCTGTTGTGGTGAAATTGGATGGGGCAGGAGGACTTTTCTTAGGGAACCCTCTTCTTTTTTCCGTTCTTTCGAATTGGATTATTGGACCCTTACCCGATGGCTATGACGTGATTCTTCATCCGATTGCTTTTGCCGGTTGGATTGGATTGTTTGTCACGTTTCTGAACTTGATTCCTATTGGCCAACTGGATGGAGGCCACATTGCCTATGCTTTCTTTGGAGAAAAACTAAAAATTATTTCTAGAACAATGGTTGGTGTTTTAATTTTACTGGGGCTATTGGGATGGTGGGGTTGGTTTTTGTGGGCTTTTTTAGCTTTTATCCTGGGGAGTGGCCATCCCCCGGTTATTGATGGTCACAAACCCTTTTCCTGGCAAAGCCGTATGATTGGTGTAATGTGTTTAATCATTTTTTTAATTTGTTTTATGCCGGTTCCTTTTCAGCTTTCCCTGCCTTAG